CAgacttttatttaattaagccttattataataataatatttatatttttgttttattcttttatacatAACCTTTTGGTTATGTCTTGTATCTAACTCTCGGCTTAACCTTTCGGTTTTAGCTTACCAGTACATTGACTAAAAATtgttattgatataattttcaatataattattgtaaaaataaataagtttatgTTTGCAAGTGaatctatataaaaaatatggaattgctgataaaaaaaaataaaaataaaaaaaaaataaaaaaaataaaaaaatatatatatatggaaagTGATTAAATATAatcaactattttttataaaaactgtTATAGATAAATAGCATATGGCATATCCGCCATTTATTATTCTTGTTATGCTTTTGTGCAGATTCGATTCGATTCCATTAACATGCTATTGTTATTGAAATTGCGCACGTGACTCTTTCTGCTTTCTCTCTTTCATACCTacctttctcttctttctctgcATTCAGTTACAATGACTGCTTCTTCAGATTGCATCTCCAGGTAGGTATCCatggttttttgtttttataatactCGGCAATTTCAATTTTCAGGGACACTGTGTTCTGCCTTTTCATTACACGCATCTGCAATTACTCATAaaagtttttttgttttctatgtCTCTGTATGTCAATGGCACGTTTCAGAAACCTAGCCTAGTATTTGGTTTTTGGATCACTCATCATTATTCAAACTTCAATGGTGTTTCACATAGATTAATCGTTtcctacaaataaaaaaaaaattatgaatggATGGATGGATTTgtggttattttttttctggttGAGATCAAGATCAATGGAGAACGAAGGGGAGAGGAGGAGATTGAATTTTGCATCCATATTAGATTTACTGTTAGATTTACCTTTCTCAACTTGaaagttaaaacaattttaacgGTTAATTTTGAGCCTTAGTAAAAAATTGAATGTTGGATGTTAGATACCTATTTCAGGTGAAAAGGTCACAGATTATTACATGCAGTAGTAGGCATAGTGGTTTGCTAGAAGAATAACAGTAGTCACTTTTTATGCATATCCTATTGTATCTTAAGCTTTGTTGTCAAAGAAATATCCAATAATCAGTTGTTGGATTGTCTATTGCATTGGTTTACATCATGCCTTTACTGCTATTGTGAATTAACATTCAATGCCCAGACCACTGAATGCATCGTGTATAATATGTCGATTTCTTAGTCATTACAGTACTGTTTTCTTGTTTATAAATGAGATATGGTTTGTGTAGCAGTTTATGATTTTGAAACAGTAAGTTAATAGCATGGTATTAAAGCCTCTATAATTTTGTCCTAGTTCCGAAACTCTATTTTTGTTATCTTGATTCTTCTAAATAGAAGTTAAGTTTCTAGAGAATGGAATGTACATCTGTGTATTATCTATATTTTAAGTCAAAAGGACTCTTGCAGAAACATGTTAGATATACAAGCCAGTTATGCGCCATACCGAATAGCTTATGCTTTTTGGTGTAGTTGGTTACTAGGTATTTCTCATCGGTAGAAATTTTAGTATATGGGTATATCCTTAGCTGTACTTATCACTCCTTATTACCTTCTTGTTGTGCCAGCAGCCAGAGTTCTCTCACCAGACTTGCTCCTCTCGAAGCAGTGCTCTTTGATATAGATGGAACACTCTCTGATTCTGATCCTCTCCACTACCATGCCTTCCGTGAAATGCTTCTAGAGGTCATGTGTCTTTTCTTAGTAGAAAAGTTTTTTAAGTTCAacatattgaaaaaatatattcttttgtTTGCAATATTCCTTTCAGTCTTTACAAATCAGCATAACTAAGCCCATGATCTATAGCTATTAAAAAACTAACAAAATATTCTGTGGTTGTCAGATTGGTTTTAATGGTGGTGCTCCCATAACCGAGGAATTCTTTATTGAAACTGTTGCTGGCAAACACAATGATGATATAGCCTTGGCTCTCTTTCCTGATGATCTGCCACGAGGTTTAAAGTTTGTGGAAGATAAGGAAGCCATGTTCCGGAAGTAAGAAATGCTTGCTTTCTTTTACCTTCCTCCCTCCACCCTTCCCCATTTGGTCCATTTGAAGCTTTAGAAGATAATTCATAATTTTCTGATGAGTTGTACAGATTGGCAGCAGAGCAACTGAAGCCTTTGAATGGCCTTGATAAAGTGAGGAAATGGATTGAAAATCGTGGGTTGAAGAGAGCTGCAGTTACCAATGCTCCAAGAGAAAATGCAGAGCTCATGATCTCCGTACTTGGCCTCTCAGATTTCTTTGAGGCTGTCATTATTGGTGGTGAATGTGAACATGCCAAGCCTCATCCAGACCCCTACCTGAAAGGTCTTGAAGCTCTGAAGGCATCAAAGGATCACACATTTGTATTTGAGGTCTGCACTTTTGTAATGCCTTATTGAGGAACAATTTTTCTGGATATGCTCTTGacacattattttattttattttttgtcgtAGGATTCTTTTTCAGGGATCAAAGCTGGAGTTGCAGCTGGGATGCCTGTCATTGGTTTGGCTACTCGAAATCCAGAAAATCTATTGATGGAAGCAAAACCTGCATTTCTGATTAAGGATTATGATGATGCAAAATTGTGGGCTGCTTTGGAAGAACTAGACAAGGCTAGTAGCACTCTTTCAGTTTGAATTACTAGTGCAACTCGCAGAATTTCTTGACAAGAACCTGTAGGGGTATTAAATTCATAATTCATAGGTTCGCCTGCATAATATTGTTGTAGGTGGCCACATTATAATACAAGTCCATTATTAGTGTTTGCAGCAACAAATCTTTCTTGTAATAATTTCATTGCTAGCTATGAACTCGTGGGTCAAGCCAAGGAAAGTGCAATGTGCGCAAGTGTATCCTcaaataattcataatttacATAAAGTAACAAGActgaatatttaatttttaagtcTCTTATTAAGTCTGAGTATTTTAAAgtaagtttttattaaaaaaaaagtttatcctgttaaaaatatattttaattgatttttgtaGTGTAATTTGCTGTTAACCGGATAGTAGATGTTATTTTgcgtattattattaattacgtCTTCAcgtgtaaaataaaattatcatatttaaatttgatattctttataaatttgaatgtttttaatttaatttctattaaatGGTGTGTCATAAACCAATTTAGTCTTTGAAATTGTAATTAACAACcaaattagtctttaaaataaatgaaatggtAAAATAGTACTTAAAATTATAATCatcaatcaattttatttttaacattatcataataaacaaattgatagacaactataaaaaattaattacacgTAAGCCTTTTTCTAGTTCCCTAACTAAATATAAACATACatatagagataaaaaaaagtagaatAAAAATCTATAAGCACAGATCAATTTgttatattactattattttataactaaattgaTTGATAGTTTATAATCTtaggaatattttttattttagaaatggATTTGATTGCTCATTCTTATTTGAAAGATTAAAACTTTATTGATGATAAATAATCtcaagaaaaaaattgttatttatttGACTTCAGATAACAATTTCACCGACACAGTttgaagaattattttttaagacaaAATAAATTAAGTGATCTATCTGCCTTTTGAAAACGTTAAACAACATAATACACTGTTACCTGTGACAGTCTTTTGCAGAGTGAACATTGTCATTGATTTTATAATACACTGTTACCTAACAGTCTTTTGCAGAGTGAACATTgtcattgattttatttttctgcacaagTCCagagtttttttatatattctcgattttaaaatttagaagatTTTCTTATCATTTAAGTTTGGTATGAgtttttgatattttatatcTTGATAATAGagattcaaaatttatttaccTTTGTTTATGGATCTTTGATATCCAGAAAATCATTTATACTGTGTAGCTAAATTTTTAgactaaaatttgaaaatgacaTATTAATTCTGAATTTATATATTGGAATTTTGTGATTTAACGTACCAATACAATGAAAAggtaaaaattttaaataaaaaagataaaaggaAGGTTCACGTTTTTCACGTTATTATATTGAGTGAAGATCTGATATGGTACGGGAGAATCAGCATCTTCAGATTCCCTTGCTTCCCTAACCACGTTTCCCCTGTGGTAAAATTTTGTCCATCTACAAAAATTCACCTTCTCTGCATTAAAACATATCTCAGACAAATATTCACCAAGGCTTCTTCTGAGCTTTGCCTCCCAAGGTGCTTCCTTCCATCACTTACAACGTAGTTGATGTTGTTCTAGCTGCTAGGATCCCTTTTCGAATTTCAAGGACATTGCTGTTTTCTTCATCCTATTATATCATGTATGAACGTTTTAATGCATGTTGCTACTGCCCATTATTCAGAAACCTTATTTGTGTGCTGTTCGTTGAACATTgctcttgtataaaaaaatttctaacACCGTAGCTTATGCTCCTTTCTTATTGTATGGATGCATCACTACCCTCACCCGTTTTGTTTTCAAGCAAAAttgtgaaattttattttattttatgttgtgGTTGAGATTAAAATCATGTTGAACAAGGGAAGATGAAGTCAAATTCTTTCTCGTCATTTTCACATTGCTGTCTTCTAGTTTAACTGGACAGCTCTGCAGAGGGACCAGCATACTTGTAGTGAGATGTGCTCTGCAACAAAAGATATAAATCTATCATGTGCTTCACCCATTAGTTTAAGCTTTTGAATATTGGAGCTATTATAACCATTTGGTTTAATGCTGGATCTTGTTAAGCTAAGTTTCAGAATAAGGTGGGTCTGCAATATATTGTCTATGTTTTAAGTCAAAAGGGATCAAGCATGAGGGGCCATGTCAAATATATAAACCATTCAGGTGGCTGTATGCAACAGTATAAACTTTGGAATAGTTAATTTGTGGCTTGCTTTGtgatagaaaagaaaatttagCATATAGCCTATTCCTGATCATTAGCTGAATTTATCTCTCATTACCTTCATGTTGAGCCAGCAGCATGAGTTCTCTCACCGGACTTGCTCCACTTGAA
The sequence above is a segment of the Phaseolus vulgaris cultivar G19833 chromosome 2, P. vulgaris v2.0, whole genome shotgun sequence genome. Coding sequences within it:
- the LOC137809971 gene encoding haloacid dehalogenase-like hydrolase domain-containing protein Sgpp isoform X2, producing the protein MTASSDCISSQSSLTRLAPLEAVLFDIDGTLSDSDPLHYHAFREMLLEIGFNGGAPITEEFFIETVAGKHNDDIALALFPDDLPRGLKFVEDKEAMFRKLAAEQLKPLNGLDKVRKWIENRGLKRAAVTNAPRENAELMISVLGLSDFFEAVIIGGECEHAKPHPDPYLKGLEALKASKDHTFVFEDSFSGIKAGVAAGMPVIGLATRNPENLLMEAKPAFLIKDYDDAKLWAALEELDKASSTLSV
- the LOC137809971 gene encoding haloacid dehalogenase-like hydrolase domain-containing protein Sgpp isoform X1 — protein: MTASSDCISSSQSSLTRLAPLEAVLFDIDGTLSDSDPLHYHAFREMLLEIGFNGGAPITEEFFIETVAGKHNDDIALALFPDDLPRGLKFVEDKEAMFRKLAAEQLKPLNGLDKVRKWIENRGLKRAAVTNAPRENAELMISVLGLSDFFEAVIIGGECEHAKPHPDPYLKGLEALKASKDHTFVFEDSFSGIKAGVAAGMPVIGLATRNPENLLMEAKPAFLIKDYDDAKLWAALEELDKASSTLSV